From a single Pelodiscus sinensis isolate JC-2024 chromosome 4, ASM4963464v1, whole genome shotgun sequence genomic region:
- the LOC102463226 gene encoding olfactory receptor 5AP2-like — MANGNLSAVTEFILLGLTDHRELEVPLFVVFLVIYLITLTGNLGMIVLIRSDPQLHTPMYFFLINLSLVDFCYSSVITPKLLVGFLSGNKAISFNSCATQFFFFSSSVGIECLLLAVMAYDRYVAICNPLLYTVIMSHRVCVLLVVSSFLAGFANSMIHTICMFQLPFCNSNIINHFFCDVPPLLKLSCADTFVNEVVIFAFASLIEISCLLTVLISYLHILSAILRIRSAEGRRKAFSTCASHLTAVSIFFGTTLFMYLRPSSSSSMGQDKVVSVLYTMVIPMLNPLIYSLRNKEVKAALRRGLGRKIFS; from the coding sequence ATGGCCAACGGAAACCTCTCTGCTGTGACCGAGTTTATTCTCTTGGGACTCACCGATCACCGAGAGTTGGAGGTCCCACTCTTTGTGGTGTTCCTAGTGATCTATCttatcaccctgacaggaaatctGGGGATGATCGTGCTAATCAGGAGTGATCCTCaacttcacacccccatgtacttcttcctcatTAATTTGTCCCTTGTTGATTTCTGCTACTCCTCGGTCATCACCCCCAAGTTGCTGGTGGGCTTCTTATCTGGGAACAAAGCCATTTCATTCAACAGCTGTGCAACCCAATTCTTTTTCTTTAGTTCCTCGGTGGGTATtgagtgcctcctgctggctgtgaTGGCCTATGACAggtatgtggccatctgtaacccgctgctcTATACCGTCATCATGTCCCACAGAGTCTGTGTCCTGCTGGTAGTCAGTTCCTTTCTAGCTGGGTTTGCCAACTCGATGATCCACACCATCTGTATGTTTCAGTTGCCCTTCTGCAACTCCAATATCATCAACCACTTTTTCTGTGATGTCCCTCCTCTGCTGAAGCTCTCCTGCGCCGACACCTTCGTCAACGAGGTGGTGATCTTTGCCTTCGCCAGCTTAATTGAAATCAGCTGCCTCCTCACCGTCCTCATCTCCTACCTGCACATCCTCTCTGCCATCCTGCGGATACGCTCTGCCGAGGGCAGGCGcaaggccttctccacctgcgcctCCCACCTGACGGCCGTCTCCATCTTCTTTGGGACTACGCTCTTCATGTATCTgcggcccagctccagctcctccaTGGGCCAAGACAAAGTGGTCTCCGTGTTGTACACGATGGTGATCCCCAtgctgaaccccctcatctacagcttGCGGAACAAGGAGGTGAAGGCTGCCCTGAGGAGAGGGCTTGGGAGGAAAATCTTCAGTTAG
- the LOC102447909 gene encoding olfactory receptor 8U3-like has product MANDNLTGVTEFILIGITDHPELQVPLFLLFLVIYVVTLIGNIGMIILIIVDHRLHTPMYFFLSHLAFVDLCYSSTVTPKMLVNFLAESKTISYYACATQLGCFLTFMITECFLLAGMAYDRYVAICNPLLYKVIMSQKVCVQLVAGPYIYSFCVALFHTILTFRLSFCSSNMINHFYCDDMPLLALSCSNTYLKQVLIFAFAGFDMIASSLIVLISYLFIFSTILRIRSAEGRHKAFSTCASHITAVTIFYGTLIYMYLQPSSNHSLDTDKVASVFYTVVIPMLNPLIYSLRNREVKDALRKVMYKKCWRFKLNQFTS; this is encoded by the coding sequence ATGGCCAATGACAATCTCACCGGGGTGACGGAGTTCATTCTGATAGGAATCACAGATCACCCAGAGCTCCAAGTCCCGCTTTTCTTGTTGTTCCTAGTGATCTATGTTGTCACCCTGATAGGCAATATCGGGATGATCATCTTAATCATTGTTGACCATCgacttcacacccccatgtactttttccttaGCCATTTGGCTTTTGTGGATCTCTGTTATTCCTCCACCGTCACCCCCAAAATGCTGGTGAACTTCTTAGCAGAGAGTAAAACAATTTCTTACTATGCCTGCGCCACACAGCTGGGCTGCTTCCTGACATTTATGATCACGGAGTGTTTCCTCCTGGCTGGGATGGCATATGACCGTtacgtggccatctgtaacccgctgctTTACAAGGTCATCATGTCCCAGAAGGTCTGTGTCCAGCTGGTTGCTGGACCCTACATATACAGCTTCTGTGTTGCCCTGTTCCACACCATTCTTACCTTCCGTTTATCCTTTTGTTCCTCCAATATGATCAACCATTTCTACTGCGACGATATGCCCTTGCTGGCGCTCTCCTGCTCTAATACCTATCTCAAACAGGTGTTGATCTTCGCCTTTGCTGGCTTCGATATGATTGCCTCCTCCCTGATCGTCCTGATCTCCTATCTGTTTATCTTCTCCACCATCCTGCGGATCCGCTCCGCCGAGGGGAGGCAcaaggccttctccacctgcgcttCCCACATAACGGCCGTCACCATCTTCTACGGGACATTGATCTACATGTATTTGCAACCCAGCTCCAACCACTCACTAGATACGGACAAAGTGGCCTCCGTGTTCTACACGGTGGTGATCCCCAtgctgaaccccctcatctacagcttgaggaacagggaggtgaaggacgccCTGAGGAAGGTCATGTATAAAAAGTGTTGGCGTTTTAAATTAAATCAATTCACCAGCTAA